The Hymenobacter sp. GOD-10R genome includes a window with the following:
- a CDS encoding helix-turn-helix transcriptional regulator, with amino-acid sequence MKVKNSNVTTLSDFKDKHYGKRGSAKREELEAGYESFKLGALLHEARLEKGLTQEELAEKVGTTKSYISKIENDVKEVRLSTLQKIVEVGLGGHISLAIKF; translated from the coding sequence ATGAAAGTGAAAAACAGTAACGTAACTACCCTGAGCGATTTCAAGGACAAGCACTACGGCAAACGTGGTTCGGCCAAGCGGGAGGAACTGGAAGCTGGCTATGAGAGCTTTAAGCTAGGTGCCTTATTACATGAAGCTAGGTTAGAGAAAGGCCTGACGCAAGAAGAGCTAGCGGAGAAGGTCGGCACCACAAAATCGTATATCTCGAAGATTGAGAACGATGTAAAAGAGGTACGTCTATCTACTCTGCAAAAGATAGTGGAGGTAGGATTGGGCGGGCATATTTCGCTGGCAATCAAGTTCTAG
- a CDS encoding type II toxin-antitoxin system RelE/ParE family toxin: MSNSQKHRTIIFYKDYFEQFFVRQQDKVKAKIIWTLELLEEVERVPATYLKHLEGTDGLYEIRVQTGSNIFRIFCFFDAGKLVVLANGFQKKTQKTPKSEIEKALKIKQEYESEKQ; this comes from the coding sequence GTGAGCAACAGTCAGAAACACCGGACCATTATCTTTTACAAAGACTACTTTGAACAGTTCTTTGTACGTCAGCAGGATAAGGTGAAAGCCAAGATCATCTGGACGCTTGAACTGCTTGAAGAAGTAGAAAGAGTGCCCGCAACCTACCTCAAGCACCTGGAAGGAACGGATGGCTTGTATGAAATACGCGTGCAAACGGGCAGTAATATTTTCCGAATCTTCTGCTTTTTCGACGCTGGCAAGTTGGTTGTCTTAGCTAATGGATTTCAGAAGAAGACTCAGAAGACGCCTAAGTCGGAAATTGAGAAAGCATTGAAAATCAAGCAAGAATATGAAAGTGAAAAACAGTAA
- a CDS encoding glycoside hydrolase family 2 protein: MPRFLLILLLLLPLGLHAQTTETQYLSGTDKDHTMKWKFFCTAGRNSGKWTTIAVPSNWELQGFGKYNYGHDKDTARGKEKGLYKYSFKVPANWQGKTINIVFEGAMTDTEVKINGQSAGLMHQGSYYRFKYDISKLVKYGKTNLLEATVAKHSANESVNGAERRGDFWIFGGIFRPVYLEALPPQHIERITLDAKADGSFKSDVYLGASTSADEVVGQLYTLDGQKAGQEFKSAVTGGNATVHLETTLPSPRLWTSETPNLYRVVMTLRQGGKAVHTVNKKFGFRTVELREREGFYVNGTKIKFKGVCRHSFWPSSGRTMSKALSIADVNMMKDMNMNAVRMSHYPPDEHFLEACDSLGLFVLDEVAGWHAAYDTQVGTKLTEEMVKRDQTHPSIVVWVNGNEGGHNFDLDPVLDRMDMQKRPVIHAWQVFRGTDTQHYINYDYGNGTHLQGHNIVFPTEFLHGLYDGGHGAGLQDYWEQMWREPLSAGGFLWDFADAAVVRTDKGGVLDVDGDHAPDGVVGPYHEKEGSYYTIKEVWSPVFFERREITPAFDGTFRVQNRYHYLNLNQCRFTWKLAQLPSPGSKAAPVTKTGTITAPSIAPTEFGPLKLNLPADWQQQDVLYITATDPAGREIYTWSWPIAHPAQVAQRLVSMQGGSAATVSENDSLYTASANGITLTFSRKTGLLRQVRNAKGIIPLSHGPVLADGETAFEGLSQRQEGQNVVIESKFGKASRYQSLQWTVYPSGWVKMTAKYFPKDYDFQLAGLSFNYPEKEVKGIQWRGDGPYRVWKDRLKGTNLGVWSKDYNNTSTGEPDGTKSPVYPEFKGYYSNFYWLTLQTTGQPLTILCDQEDVYLRLFTPRFGAKPYNTAPPFPSGNLSFMHGIPPIGTKSQKAENMGPMGRANMYYDYSKDPSYAKELTLYFDFSGKQTQIPTVGQR, from the coding sequence ATGCCCAGATTCCTACTCATTCTCCTGCTTCTTCTGCCCCTAGGCCTCCACGCCCAGACCACCGAAACCCAGTACCTCTCCGGCACCGACAAAGACCACACGATGAAGTGGAAGTTCTTCTGCACGGCCGGGCGCAACTCCGGCAAGTGGACCACCATCGCGGTGCCTTCTAACTGGGAGCTGCAAGGCTTCGGCAAGTACAACTACGGCCACGACAAAGACACGGCGCGCGGCAAGGAGAAGGGTTTGTACAAGTACTCCTTCAAGGTACCTGCCAATTGGCAGGGTAAGACGATCAACATCGTCTTCGAAGGCGCCATGACCGATACCGAGGTAAAGATCAACGGGCAGTCGGCGGGGCTGATGCACCAAGGCTCATACTACCGCTTTAAGTACGACATCAGCAAGCTGGTGAAGTACGGCAAAACTAACCTGCTCGAAGCCACCGTCGCCAAGCACTCCGCCAACGAATCGGTGAACGGCGCCGAGCGGCGCGGCGACTTCTGGATCTTCGGCGGCATCTTCCGGCCGGTGTACTTAGAGGCCTTGCCACCCCAGCACATTGAGCGTATTACGCTTGATGCCAAAGCCGACGGCAGCTTTAAATCCGACGTGTACCTAGGTGCCAGCACCAGCGCTGATGAGGTAGTGGGCCAGTTGTACACCCTTGATGGTCAGAAGGCTGGTCAGGAGTTCAAAAGTGCCGTGACTGGCGGCAACGCTACCGTGCACCTCGAAACAACGCTACCTAGCCCTCGCCTCTGGACGTCTGAAACGCCCAACCTCTACCGCGTGGTGATGACCTTGCGCCAAGGCGGCAAAGCGGTGCATACCGTCAATAAGAAGTTTGGCTTCCGGACGGTGGAGCTGCGCGAGCGAGAAGGCTTCTACGTGAACGGCACCAAGATCAAGTTCAAGGGCGTGTGCCGGCACTCGTTCTGGCCTAGCTCGGGTCGCACTATGAGCAAGGCGTTGAGCATCGCCGACGTGAACATGATGAAGGACATGAACATGAACGCCGTGCGCATGTCGCACTACCCGCCCGACGAGCACTTCCTGGAAGCATGCGACTCCCTCGGTTTGTTTGTGCTCGACGAAGTGGCCGGCTGGCACGCCGCCTACGACACCCAAGTGGGCACCAAGCTGACCGAAGAAATGGTGAAGCGTGACCAAACCCACCCGAGCATTGTGGTGTGGGTGAACGGCAACGAGGGCGGTCACAACTTCGACCTCGACCCCGTGCTCGACCGCATGGACATGCAGAAGCGCCCCGTGATCCACGCCTGGCAGGTGTTCCGCGGTACCGATACCCAGCACTACATAAACTACGACTACGGCAACGGCACTCACCTGCAAGGCCACAACATCGTATTCCCGACGGAGTTTCTGCACGGCCTCTACGACGGCGGCCACGGTGCTGGCTTGCAAGACTACTGGGAGCAGATGTGGCGTGAGCCGCTATCAGCCGGCGGCTTCCTTTGGGACTTCGCCGACGCTGCCGTGGTCCGCACCGACAAAGGCGGTGTCCTCGACGTTGACGGCGACCACGCTCCCGACGGCGTCGTGGGGCCCTACCACGAGAAGGAGGGAAGCTACTACACCATCAAGGAAGTATGGAGCCCCGTGTTCTTCGAGCGCCGCGAAATCACGCCCGCCTTCGATGGCACGTTCCGGGTCCAAAACCGCTACCATTACCTCAACCTCAACCAGTGCCGCTTCACCTGGAAGCTAGCCCAGCTACCTAGCCCCGGCAGCAAGGCGGCGCCCGTCACCAAAACCGGTACCATCACCGCACCGAGCATCGCGCCCACCGAGTTTGGCCCACTCAAGCTGAATCTGCCTGCCGACTGGCAGCAGCAGGACGTCCTCTACATCACGGCTACTGACCCCGCCGGGCGCGAAATCTACACCTGGAGCTGGCCCATTGCCCATCCGGCTCAGGTAGCCCAGCGCCTCGTGAGCATGCAGGGCGGCAGCGCGGCCACGGTGTCGGAGAACGATTCGCTCTACACAGCGTCGGCCAACGGTATCACGCTCACCTTCAGCCGCAAAACGGGTCTGCTGCGGCAGGTGCGCAACGCCAAGGGCATCATTCCGCTGAGCCACGGCCCGGTACTAGCCGACGGCGAAACCGCCTTCGAGGGCCTGAGCCAGCGTCAGGAAGGGCAAAATGTGGTTATTGAATCGAAGTTTGGGAAGGCGAGCCGCTACCAATCGTTGCAGTGGACGGTGTATCCCTCCGGCTGGGTGAAGATGACGGCCAAGTACTTCCCCAAAGACTATGATTTCCAGCTGGCCGGCCTGAGCTTCAATTACCCCGAAAAGGAAGTAAAAGGCATCCAGTGGCGCGGCGACGGTCCGTACCGCGTGTGGAAAGACCGCCTGAAAGGCACCAACCTAGGGGTGTGGTCCAAAGATTACAACAACACCAGCACCGGCGAGCCCGACGGCACCAAGTCCCCCGTGTACCCCGAGTTCAAGGGCTACTACTCCAACTTCTACTGGCTCACGCTCCAGACCACCGGCCAGCCGCTCACCATCCTCTGCGACCAGGAAGACGTGTACCTGCGCCTGTTCACGCCCCGCTTCGGCGCCAAGCCCTACAACACGGCCCCGCCCTTCCCCAGTGGCAATCTGTCCTTCATGCACGGCATCCCGCCCATCGGCACCAAGTCGCAGAAAGCCGAAAACATGGGCCCCATGGGTCGCGCCAACATGTACTACGACTACAGCAAAGACCCCTCTTACGCCAAGGAGCTAACCTTGTACTTCGACTTCTCCGGCAAGCAGACGCAAATACCAACAGTGGGGCAGCGGTAA